A single Paenibacillus kribbensis DNA region contains:
- a CDS encoding DUF420 domain-containing protein yields MSKASEDKQYVPTSNRNFTALIITVSIIANVIILLLFFSPIGYQGGVSFDITIFPRLNAIFNSFTFIFLVAALIAIFKKNIKVHKTFILLAFASTVLFLFSYLTFHYISPETAKYGGVGILRPIYFTLLISHSILAAVIVPLALFTVVWGWTMQVAKHRKIARWTMPIWLYVSLTGVLVYVFMAPYY; encoded by the coding sequence ATGAGTAAAGCGAGTGAGGACAAGCAGTATGTTCCAACGAGCAATCGTAATTTTACAGCCTTGATTATCACCGTTTCCATTATAGCCAACGTGATTATTTTGCTGCTATTCTTTTCGCCGATCGGATACCAGGGAGGTGTAAGCTTCGATATCACGATTTTCCCAAGGCTAAATGCGATTTTTAACAGCTTCACCTTTATTTTTCTGGTGGCTGCGCTGATTGCTATTTTCAAAAAGAACATCAAGGTGCATAAAACTTTTATTTTGCTGGCCTTTGCCAGTACCGTTTTATTTTTATTTTCCTATCTGACCTTCCACTACATTTCGCCGGAAACTGCAAAATATGGCGGGGTGGGGATTCTTCGGCCGATCTACTTTACGCTGCTGATTTCCCATAGCATCCTAGCGGCAGTTATCGTACCGCTGGCGCTGTTCACGGTTGTTTGGGGATGGACCATGCAGGTGGCCAAGCACCGCAAAATTGCGCGCTGGACCATGCCAATTTGGCTGTATGTCAGCTTGACCGGGGTGCTCGTGTACGTATTTATGGCTCCTTATTATTAA
- a CDS encoding GNAT family N-acetyltransferase, whose protein sequence is MRQIREEDHAVVMVEDGQVVAEVGYKSIDDHSLVIDHTFVSEQLRGQKIGKELIDKVVDMARDQHKKVVPACSYALALFKRHQEYSDVWQQ, encoded by the coding sequence ATGAGGCAAATTCGTGAGGAGGACCATGCGGTAGTCATGGTGGAGGATGGACAGGTGGTTGCAGAAGTAGGCTATAAATCCATAGATGACCACTCTTTGGTCATTGACCATACATTTGTATCGGAGCAGCTGCGAGGGCAAAAGATCGGCAAGGAACTGATCGACAAGGTTGTGGACATGGCGAGGGATCAGCATAAAAAGGTTGTTCCAGCTTGCTCCTATGCGCTGGCCTTGTTCAAGCGCCATCAGGAATACAGTGACGTTTGGCAGCAGTAA
- a CDS encoding RNA ligase family protein has product MKPVIPFEPEQSEEIPVDKNLWRYEIKWDGTRILTYHDHGSTRLFNRKQHERTPLYPELAPFSSYCRADSVILDGEMIALGADGKPSFHEIMRRDLIRRTDRIQAAYRAVPATYMLFDIVYLNGEWVHRRSLQERLDLLQQIIIPNERIQLAPAHPDGQALFQVMCSQGMEGIVCKRLDSSYTLGGQDGRWIKVKNYGDLIAIIGGYTLNGGVINAVLLGQYDKQGKLRYIGHAGTGKLTREDWRQLTERLMPHTISERPFVNKPDRHQDAIWVQPMYTAKVQYSEWRWQEGRTLRQPSIQAFVNQNIEQCIGPWI; this is encoded by the coding sequence ATGAAGCCTGTCATCCCGTTTGAACCCGAGCAAAGTGAAGAAATTCCTGTAGATAAAAATCTTTGGCGTTACGAAATAAAATGGGACGGCACGAGAATTTTGACGTATCACGACCATGGCAGCACGCGTCTGTTCAACCGCAAGCAGCATGAACGAACGCCTTTGTACCCGGAGCTGGCTCCCTTTTCCTCCTACTGTCGGGCAGACTCGGTCATACTGGACGGGGAAATGATCGCACTCGGTGCCGATGGCAAGCCATCATTCCATGAAATCATGCGACGCGATCTGATTCGCCGAACGGATCGGATTCAAGCAGCCTATAGAGCTGTGCCCGCCACCTATATGCTGTTTGATATTGTTTATCTGAACGGGGAGTGGGTTCATCGCAGATCGTTGCAAGAAAGGCTTGATCTGCTGCAGCAGATCATAATACCAAATGAACGGATCCAACTGGCTCCTGCCCATCCTGACGGACAAGCGCTATTCCAGGTCATGTGCAGCCAAGGTATGGAGGGCATCGTATGTAAAAGGTTGGACAGCTCATACACATTGGGTGGGCAGGACGGACGATGGATCAAGGTCAAAAATTATGGCGATCTCATTGCCATCATCGGAGGCTATACCCTAAACGGTGGCGTTATTAATGCTGTACTGCTGGGTCAGTATGATAAGCAGGGAAAGCTGCGATACATTGGACATGCAGGTACGGGCAAGCTGACTCGGGAAGATTGGCGTCAGCTTACCGAGCGCCTCATGCCACATACGATTTCGGAGCGACCTTTTGTCAATAAACCGGATCGTCATCAAGACGCAATTTGGGTGCAGCCCATGTATACCGCCAAGGTTCAATATAGTGAGTGGCGATGGCAGGAAGGACGCACCCTTCGCCAGCCCTCCATACAAGCCTTTGTCAATCAGAACATTGAACAGTGCATCGGCCCTTGGATATGA